In one Lolium rigidum isolate FL_2022 chromosome 3, APGP_CSIRO_Lrig_0.1, whole genome shotgun sequence genomic region, the following are encoded:
- the LOC124698677 gene encoding thymidine kinase-like translates to MRSISAMRSLLLCASSPTFLRSSASALRTPLSSLPFRPDLSCSKLGPARLSTTAGAKPRVAGGGSVMDVRAAQSGEIHVIVGPMFAGKTTALLRRVQAEAGTGRTVALVKSDKDNRYGLDSVVTHDGTKMPCWALPKLSSFQDKLGTEAYNKVDVIGIDEAQFFDDLHDFCCKAADRDGKIVVVAGLDGDYKRNKFGSVLDIIPLADSVTKLTARCELCGRRAFFTLRKTQETKTELIGGSDVYMPVCRQHYSDGQIVIEATRIVMDIERSSDPRCVVSSQ, encoded by the exons ATGCGCTCCATTTCCGCCATGAGGTCTCTCCTCCTCTGCGCCTCCTCACCCACCTTCCTCCGCTCCAGCGCTTCCGCTCTCCGGACGCCCCTCTCCTCGCTCCCTTTCCGGCCAGATCTTTCCTGCTCCAAGCTCGGCCCGGCGAGGTTGTCCACTACGGCGGGAGCCAAGCCTCGAGTAGCCGGCGGTGGGTCCGTGATGGACGTCCGCGCAGCGCAGTCTGGCGAGATTCACGTCATCGTGGGCCCTATGTTCGCCGGCAAGACCACCGCGCTGCTCCGCCGCGTCCAGGCCGAAGCCGGCACCGGCAG GACTGTGGCACTTGTAAAGTCTGACAAAGACAATCGGTATGGATTGGACTCTGTTGTAACACATGATGGCACAAAGATGCCATGCTGGGCTCTACCCAAGCTTTCATCTTTCCAAGATAAATTAGGGACAGAGGCTTACAATAAG GTAGATGTCATAGGTATTGATGAAGCCCAGTTctttgatgatcttcatgatttCTGCTGCAAAGCTGCTGATCGTGATGGAAAAATTGTTGTAGTTGCAGGTCTAGATGGTGATTACAAAAg GAACAAGTTTGGCTCAGTGCTGGACATCATCCCCCTTGCTGACTCGGTCACCAAGCTAACAGCACGCTGTGAGTTGTGTGGTCGACGGGCGTTCTTCACATTGAGGAAGACGCAGGAAACCAAGACTGAACTCATTGGAGGATCTGATGTTTATATGCCTGTGTGTAGGCAGCATTATTCTGACGGGCAGATTGTTATTGAAGCCACAAGGATTGTTATGGATATTGAGAGATCCAGTGACCCACGCTGTGTagtaagcagccaataa